In Ruminiclostridium papyrosolvens DSM 2782, the following proteins share a genomic window:
- a CDS encoding NAD(+) synthase, whose translation MNYGFVRVAAIVPELKVANCDFNAGEIIKAVRTAENEGAQFVVFPELAVTSYTCGDLFLQTTLQKRALSSLEVIISETAHMECVIIVGMPLTLDSRLYNCAVVIKNGSILGVVPKCYIPNYSEFYEARWFSSGLDKPAETVNILGKTVPFGIDLLFEAANMEGLCFGIEICEDLWVPIPPSSNQALNGATLLFNLSASNDIVGKHEYREELIKMQSAKCAAAYVYASSGPNESTTDLVFGGHSLISEYGSVLARTERFSFDEKMIISDIDIQRLVNERFKNSAFKHNTNDMVFRKVLFCVAEHKTGKLQRWIDPHPFVPSDPNARNKRCEEIFNIQTSGLGKRLKHTGLNKCVIGISGGLDSTLALLVIVKTYDRLGLDRKNIHAVTMPGFGTSSNTLGNSLELMRLMNVTTHRIDIKEACLKHFEDIGHDPLKYDVTYENVQARERTQILMDMANKIGGLVIGTGDLSELALGWATYNGDHMSMYAVNSGVPKTLVKYLVQWCADYLFNNDIRNVLLSVLDTPISPELLPTDKEGCIQQKTEDIVGPYELHDFYLYHLVRYGAEPDKIYKLAEQAFSGKYENATIKKWLETFLRRFFSQQFKRSCLPDGPKVGSISLSPRGDWRMPSDADVEIWLNKLKNV comes from the coding sequence ATGAATTATGGATTTGTTAGAGTTGCAGCTATCGTGCCGGAATTGAAAGTAGCAAATTGTGATTTTAATGCCGGGGAAATAATTAAGGCAGTCAGAACAGCTGAAAACGAGGGGGCACAGTTTGTTGTATTCCCTGAACTGGCTGTTACATCCTATACTTGCGGAGATTTGTTCTTACAAACTACACTGCAAAAAAGGGCATTAAGTTCTCTAGAGGTAATAATTTCTGAAACGGCTCATATGGAATGTGTTATAATAGTAGGTATGCCGTTGACTTTGGACAGCAGACTGTACAACTGTGCTGTAGTTATTAAAAACGGAAGTATTCTGGGGGTTGTGCCAAAGTGTTATATACCTAATTACAGCGAGTTTTATGAAGCGAGATGGTTTTCCTCAGGGCTGGACAAACCTGCGGAAACGGTAAATATACTCGGAAAGACTGTACCATTTGGTATTGACCTGTTATTTGAAGCTGCAAACATGGAAGGCCTTTGTTTTGGAATAGAAATATGCGAAGACCTGTGGGTTCCGATACCACCTAGCAGTAATCAGGCTCTCAATGGTGCAACGCTGTTGTTTAATTTGTCCGCAAGCAATGATATTGTTGGAAAGCATGAATATAGGGAAGAACTTATTAAAATGCAGTCGGCAAAATGTGCTGCTGCTTATGTATATGCATCATCAGGGCCTAATGAATCAACTACTGATTTGGTTTTCGGGGGACATTCACTTATTAGTGAATACGGCTCGGTGCTTGCCCGGACAGAGAGGTTTTCTTTTGATGAAAAAATGATTATTTCGGATATAGACATACAGCGGCTTGTTAATGAGAGATTTAAAAACTCTGCTTTCAAGCACAACACTAATGATATGGTTTTCAGAAAAGTATTATTTTGTGTAGCAGAGCATAAAACAGGTAAACTCCAGAGGTGGATAGATCCTCATCCTTTTGTGCCGTCAGACCCAAATGCAAGAAACAAGAGGTGTGAAGAGATATTTAATATCCAGACCTCTGGACTTGGTAAAAGACTCAAGCACACCGGTCTGAACAAATGTGTCATAGGAATTTCAGGAGGCCTTGATTCTACTCTGGCACTGTTGGTTATTGTTAAAACCTATGATAGGCTTGGGCTGGACAGGAAGAATATTCATGCAGTTACAATGCCCGGATTCGGAACTTCATCCAATACTCTGGGTAACTCACTTGAACTAATGAGGCTGATGAATGTCACAACCCACCGTATAGATATAAAGGAAGCGTGTTTAAAACATTTTGAGGATATAGGGCATGATCCTTTAAAATATGACGTCACCTATGAAAATGTTCAAGCCAGAGAAAGAACCCAGATATTAATGGATATGGCAAACAAAATTGGTGGACTGGTTATCGGAACAGGTGATTTATCCGAGCTTGCATTAGGTTGGGCAACTTATAATGGGGACCATATGTCAATGTATGCGGTTAACTCCGGAGTCCCAAAGACTTTGGTAAAATATCTGGTGCAATGGTGTGCAGACTACTTGTTCAACAATGACATCAGAAATGTACTGTTAAGTGTTCTGGACACTCCAATAAGTCCCGAACTTCTTCCAACGGACAAGGAAGGCTGTATACAGCAAAAGACTGAGGATATTGTAGGTCCATATGAGCTTCATGATTTTTACCTCTACCATTTGGTAAGATACGGAGCTGAACCTGATAAGATTTATAAACTTGCGGAGCAGGCTTTCTCGGGCAAATATGAAAATGCTACTATAAAAAAATGGCTTGAAACCTTTTTAAGGAGGTTCTTTAGTCAGCAGTTCAAGCGCTCATGTCTGCCGGACGGACCAAAGGTGGGGTCAATTAGTCTCTCTCCCAGAGGTGATTGGCGAATGCCAAGTGATGCTGATGTGGAAATATGGTTGAATAAGTTAAAAAATGTATGA
- a CDS encoding aminotransferase class V-fold PLP-dependent enzyme codes for MPQNIRYNNMHSYRNLVAGVDTRIPLDNGSYTTGINFDNAATTPPFLSVINEVDSFIPWYSSVHRGKGYKSVVSTNLYEEGRNTIKDFVKADRDNDTVVYTKNTTEAINILACILSQQKNGRDVVLSTWMEHAANDLPWRDKFTVDYIETDDYGRLSMNNLEDKLKKYKDKVRLVTVTGASNVTGYLNDINTIAELAHRHGAEIHVDGAQLVPHLPVEMKPYRTASYIDYMSFSAHKMYAPYGSGALIGPKSAFEKGLPYCQGGSAISLVTHNKIWWEEPPHKDEAGTPNLLGIAAMLSAIKALTSLGMDNIFNHEAALLQYAYEKMKSIPGITFYSHPEIQETIGVIPFNVEGVHHSLMSAILSYEAGIAVRNGFFCAHPYCERLLGYSAQDMEDMMKDPNSIFPGIVRASFGIYNGFYEIDRFIACLNQIVLNKKYYVDKYGNARGRYYIKNEV; via the coding sequence ATGCCACAAAACATTAGATACAACAATATGCACTCATACCGTAACCTTGTAGCAGGAGTGGATACAAGAATACCTTTGGACAATGGTTCATACACGACGGGAATTAATTTTGACAATGCAGCTACCACGCCTCCGTTTCTGTCTGTAATTAATGAGGTTGACAGCTTTATACCCTGGTATTCCTCCGTACACAGGGGCAAGGGGTATAAGTCTGTTGTATCAACGAATTTATATGAAGAGGGACGCAATACTATAAAGGATTTTGTGAAGGCAGACCGTGACAATGACACTGTAGTGTATACAAAAAATACTACAGAAGCAATAAATATACTGGCGTGCATACTCAGTCAGCAGAAAAACGGAAGGGATGTAGTGCTGTCCACATGGATGGAACATGCTGCAAACGACTTGCCATGGCGGGATAAATTTACCGTTGACTATATCGAGACAGATGACTATGGAAGACTGTCCATGAATAATCTGGAGGATAAGCTGAAAAAGTATAAGGATAAGGTTAGGCTTGTTACAGTCACCGGTGCGTCTAATGTTACCGGATACTTAAATGATATTAATACGATAGCTGAGCTGGCACACAGGCATGGGGCGGAAATACACGTAGATGGTGCCCAACTGGTACCACATTTGCCGGTGGAAATGAAACCTTATAGAACTGCTTCTTACATAGACTATATGTCATTTTCAGCTCATAAAATGTATGCTCCTTATGGCAGCGGTGCTTTGATAGGCCCTAAATCCGCCTTTGAGAAAGGCTTGCCTTATTGTCAGGGAGGGAGCGCAATTTCTCTGGTTACACATAATAAAATATGGTGGGAGGAGCCTCCTCATAAGGATGAGGCAGGTACACCAAACCTCTTGGGAATAGCAGCAATGCTATCAGCTATCAAAGCATTGACTTCATTGGGGATGGACAATATATTCAATCATGAAGCAGCACTGCTGCAATATGCATATGAAAAGATGAAAAGTATTCCGGGAATTACCTTTTATAGTCACCCTGAAATTCAGGAAACCATTGGTGTTATACCTTTTAATGTTGAGGGTGTACATCATTCCCTTATGTCTGCTATTTTATCGTATGAAGCAGGAATAGCTGTAAGAAACGGTTTTTTCTGTGCCCATCCTTATTGCGAGCGGTTACTGGGGTATTCGGCGCAGGATATGGAAGATATGATGAAAGACCCCAATAGTATATTCCCCGGAATTGTGAGGGCTAGTTTTGGTATATATAACGGGTTTTACGAAATAGACAGATTTATTGCCTGTCTTAATCAGATAGTTCTAAATAAAAAATATTATGTTGATAAGTATGGCAACGCCAGAGGCAGATACTATATCAAAAACGAAGTTTGA
- a CDS encoding valine--tRNA ligase gives MDEQQNIAKQYDPGQVEDRLYKKWMDEGYFHAVPDKNKKPFTIVIPPPNITGQLHMGHALDNTLQDILIRTKRMQGYSALWLPGTDHASIATEAKIVDALAKDGISKDMLGREKFLEKAWEWRKIYGGRIVEQLKKLGSSCDWERERFTMDEGLSKAVQEVFLKLYDKGLIYKGERITNWCPKCNTSISDIEVEYEEQAGNFWHIKYPVKDSDEFVIIATTRPETLLGDTAVAVNPEDERYTHLIGKTLMLPLVNKEIPVIADSYVDKEFGTGCVKITPAHDPNDYEVGLRHNLPQIRIMDDNAIMNDNAGQYKGMDRYQARKKMVEDLEKLGLLVKIEPHTHNVGTCQRCRTVVEPLISKQWYVRMKPLAEPAIDVVRDGTTKFVPERFSKIYFNWMENIQDWCISRQLWWGHRIPAYYCQECGHMMVQGTAPDTCSKCGSKRIEQDQDTLDTWFSSALWPFSTLGWPDKTEDLEYFYPTDVLVTGYDIIFFWVARMIFSGMEHMKQEPFKYVFIHGIVRDSQGRKMSKSLGNGIDPLEVIAQYGTDALRFALTIGNSPGNDLRYSPEKVEAARNFANKVWNASRFVLMNFDEDLDFSKVDKKKFSIADKWIMSRINTVTKEVTENIEKFELGLGLQKVYDFIWEEFCDWYIEMVKPKLYDRESEGRLEAQYVLNFVLGNAMKLLHPYMPFVTEEIYTHLINDGNSIMISQWPEYSQELNFADDEAKMTIIMDAIRSVRNTRAEMNVPPSRKAKIIFVAAGEAEKATLTEGTSFFQRLASASDVTVQLTKEGIPSDAVGTVVHGAEIFIPLDELIDIEKEIERLEKEKKNLEGELKRVIGKLSNEGFVAKAPQKVIEEEKAKQAKYQDMYDKVVERLESLKK, from the coding sequence ATGGATGAACAGCAAAACATAGCTAAGCAATACGATCCGGGACAGGTTGAGGATAGGCTATATAAAAAATGGATGGATGAAGGTTACTTCCACGCAGTACCTGACAAGAACAAAAAACCCTTTACAATTGTGATTCCCCCACCAAACATAACGGGTCAGCTTCATATGGGCCATGCTCTGGATAATACCCTACAGGACATTCTCATAAGGACAAAGAGAATGCAGGGTTACAGTGCTTTGTGGCTTCCGGGAACTGACCATGCAAGTATTGCGACAGAAGCAAAAATTGTTGATGCGCTGGCAAAAGATGGTATATCAAAGGATATGCTGGGCCGTGAGAAATTTCTTGAAAAGGCATGGGAATGGAGAAAGATTTACGGTGGCAGGATAGTTGAGCAGCTCAAAAAACTTGGCAGCTCCTGTGACTGGGAACGTGAACGTTTTACAATGGACGAGGGACTTTCCAAGGCGGTTCAGGAAGTTTTCCTGAAGCTTTATGACAAAGGCCTTATATACAAGGGTGAAAGAATTACAAACTGGTGTCCTAAGTGTAATACTTCCATATCTGATATAGAGGTTGAGTATGAGGAACAGGCAGGTAACTTCTGGCATATCAAGTATCCTGTAAAGGATTCTGATGAATTTGTGATAATTGCCACTACCCGTCCCGAAACACTTTTAGGCGATACTGCTGTTGCGGTAAATCCGGAAGATGAGAGATATACACACCTGATAGGAAAAACCTTGATGCTGCCTTTGGTAAACAAGGAGATTCCTGTAATAGCAGACTCCTACGTTGACAAGGAATTTGGAACAGGTTGCGTTAAAATAACACCTGCACATGACCCAAATGACTATGAAGTTGGGCTTCGTCACAATCTTCCTCAGATAAGGATAATGGACGACAATGCCATAATGAATGATAACGCCGGTCAATACAAGGGTATGGACAGATACCAAGCCAGAAAGAAAATGGTAGAGGACCTTGAGAAACTGGGACTTCTGGTAAAGATTGAACCCCATACACATAATGTTGGTACTTGTCAGAGATGCAGGACGGTTGTTGAGCCTCTTATTTCAAAACAATGGTATGTTCGCATGAAGCCGTTGGCTGAACCGGCAATAGATGTTGTAAGGGACGGAACAACTAAATTTGTACCCGAGAGATTTTCTAAAATATACTTTAACTGGATGGAAAATATTCAGGATTGGTGTATTTCAAGACAGCTTTGGTGGGGACACAGAATACCTGCATACTATTGTCAGGAATGCGGGCATATGATGGTTCAGGGAACTGCTCCCGACACCTGTTCTAAATGTGGAAGCAAGAGAATTGAGCAGGACCAGGATACACTGGATACATGGTTCAGCTCTGCACTTTGGCCTTTCTCAACCTTGGGCTGGCCTGATAAAACAGAGGATTTGGAATATTTTTATCCTACCGATGTACTGGTAACAGGCTATGATATTATATTCTTCTGGGTTGCAAGAATGATATTCTCAGGTATGGAACATATGAAGCAGGAGCCTTTCAAGTATGTATTCATACATGGTATTGTGAGGGATTCACAGGGCAGAAAGATGAGTAAATCCCTTGGCAATGGAATAGACCCGCTGGAAGTGATTGCTCAGTACGGTACAGATGCACTGAGATTTGCCCTTACAATCGGAAACTCACCGGGAAATGACTTGAGATACTCACCTGAAAAGGTTGAAGCAGCAAGAAACTTTGCAAACAAGGTATGGAATGCTTCAAGATTCGTTCTGATGAATTTTGACGAAGACCTTGATTTCAGCAAGGTAGACAAAAAGAAGTTTTCTATTGCGGATAAATGGATAATGAGCAGAATAAATACCGTAACTAAAGAGGTTACTGAAAATATAGAGAAGTTTGAGCTTGGTCTCGGTTTGCAGAAAGTATATGACTTTATATGGGAAGAGTTCTGCGATTGGTATATCGAGATGGTTAAGCCAAAACTGTATGACAGAGAAAGCGAAGGAAGACTGGAAGCACAGTATGTTCTTAACTTTGTTCTTGGAAACGCTATGAAGCTGCTGCACCCGTATATGCCTTTCGTAACAGAGGAAATCTATACTCATCTGATAAATGACGGCAACAGCATAATGATTTCCCAATGGCCGGAGTATAGCCAAGAACTGAACTTTGCTGACGATGAAGCAAAAATGACAATTATCATGGATGCCATCAGAAGCGTAAGAAATACCCGTGCCGAAATGAATGTTCCGCCTTCAAGAAAAGCAAAGATTATATTTGTTGCAGCAGGCGAAGCAGAAAAAGCTACTCTGACAGAAGGAACTTCTTTCTTCCAGAGACTTGCAAGTGCCTCTGACGTAACAGTACAACTGACTAAGGAAGGAATTCCTTCTGATGCTGTAGGAACAGTTGTTCACGGTGCAGAAATATTCATTCCTCTTGATGAGCTTATAGACATTGAGAAAGAAATTGAGAGACTGGAAAAGGAAAAGAAAAACCTTGAAGGAGAACTAAAAAGAGTAATAGGAAAGCTGAGCAATGAAGGCTTTGTTGCAAAAGCACCACAGAAGGTAATTGAAGAAGAAAAGGCAAAACAGGCAAAATATCAGGATATGTATGACAAGGTAGTTGAAAGACTTGAAAGCTTGAAAAAGTAA
- a CDS encoding AI-2E family transporter: MTNTRKIIFYIILILLVSGTAVFVYFYIDKIIKILFPFFIAALIAYIIYPMVIRFERKGVKRSVSIIMIYVFIALTLIFFGIYIMPEVLSNAKELFKTLPNITNSYQEYFNNCISRIKASKWPPEVKNLIFNEINYGSGFLQIYAGRIMKKTLSVLASSIVIILNIVLSMIIAYYFLKDAETLKNSTLMLVPKKMRNDFINTGRELNAIATHFIQGQLTTALIVGSMETIGLYLAGIKYPFVLGLLGGVANMIPYFGPFLGAIPAVAVALLQSPYKAALAALVFIVVQQIDNAFISPKIIEGKLGLHPVTTIIAVLVGGEFFGIIGMLIGVPVAAMLKVIFKKAIDLIV, from the coding sequence ATGACTAACACAAGAAAAATCATATTTTACATAATATTAATACTATTAGTGAGTGGTACAGCAGTATTTGTCTATTTCTATATTGATAAAATAATAAAGATTCTGTTTCCGTTTTTTATAGCAGCCTTGATTGCGTACATTATATATCCTATGGTTATAAGGTTTGAGCGTAAAGGCGTAAAAAGAAGTGTTTCTATAATAATGATTTATGTATTTATTGCTCTGACTCTGATTTTCTTTGGTATTTACATTATGCCGGAGGTCTTAAGTAATGCAAAGGAGCTTTTTAAGACCTTACCAAATATAACGAACAGTTATCAGGAATATTTTAACAACTGCATATCTCGTATTAAGGCAAGCAAATGGCCCCCGGAAGTAAAAAATCTGATTTTCAATGAAATTAACTATGGCTCAGGGTTTTTGCAGATTTATGCGGGAAGGATAATGAAGAAAACGCTATCCGTACTTGCTTCTTCAATAGTAATCATTCTGAACATAGTACTGTCTATGATAATTGCATACTACTTTTTAAAGGATGCTGAAACTTTAAAAAATTCCACTCTCATGCTTGTTCCAAAGAAAATGAGAAATGATTTCATAAATACAGGCAGAGAACTGAATGCTATAGCGACTCACTTTATACAGGGACAGCTTACCACAGCACTTATTGTTGGCAGTATGGAAACTATCGGGTTGTATCTTGCGGGAATAAAATATCCTTTTGTCCTTGGACTGCTGGGGGGCGTGGCAAATATGATTCCGTATTTCGGCCCTTTTCTGGGGGCTATACCGGCAGTTGCGGTGGCTTTACTTCAATCGCCCTATAAAGCTGCTTTAGCGGCACTTGTTTTTATAGTAGTACAGCAAATTGATAATGCATTCATTTCTCCTAAAATTATTGAAGGAAAACTGGGGTTGCATCCTGTGACAACAATAATTGCAGTACTGGTGGGAGGAGAATTCTTCGGTATTATAGGAATGTTAATAGGAGTGCCTGTTGCAGCAATGCTGAAAGTTATTTTTAAAAAGGCAATAGATTTGATAGTATAG
- a CDS encoding YtxH domain-containing protein: MLRNFTKGLVIGGLIGASVSVLTNPEVIDPRMRRKMMKSGRKILHRSNNVFGEMIQLFR; this comes from the coding sequence ATGTTGAGAAATTTTACAAAAGGCTTGGTAATCGGAGGATTAATTGGTGCATCTGTCAGTGTTTTAACAAATCCTGAGGTAATTGATCCCAGAATGAGAAGAAAAATGATGAAGTCAGGAAGAAAAATTTTACATCGTTCAAACAATGTGTTTGGTGAAATGATTCAGCTGTTCAGATGA
- a CDS encoding PRC-barrel domain-containing protein encodes MLSMYSHVLGLPVISASNGLKIGNLKDVVFSKENKGVVAFVMEKGGNPVKGNVVMLHDVLSLGNDALIVSNPDCLLNYRKFKKSFEKREKIELRGLKIYTRQGEDIGVVQDILFDYRTGKVEGVQVSDGLVQDILRGRSILPFIGKVEISNSNILIENGAVEEMVSTGGGLKGRLGQNTLM; translated from the coding sequence ATGTTGAGTATGTACAGCCATGTTTTAGGACTGCCTGTAATAAGTGCAAGCAATGGATTGAAAATAGGAAATCTGAAGGATGTTGTGTTTTCCAAAGAAAACAAAGGTGTAGTCGCTTTTGTAATGGAAAAGGGAGGTAATCCTGTAAAAGGTAACGTGGTAATGCTGCATGACGTTCTGAGTCTGGGTAATGATGCATTGATAGTAAGTAATCCGGACTGTCTGCTCAATTACAGAAAGTTTAAGAAATCCTTTGAAAAAAGAGAAAAAATTGAGCTTCGTGGATTGAAAATATATACCCGGCAGGGAGAGGATATAGGAGTTGTTCAAGATATCCTTTTTGACTACAGAACAGGAAAAGTTGAAGGAGTGCAGGTTTCCGACGGTCTTGTTCAGGACATCCTCAGAGGAAGAAGTATTCTACCTTTTATCGGTAAGGTTGAAATAAGCAATAGTAATATTTTAATTGAAAACGGTGCAGTTGAAGAGATGGTAAGTACAGGCGGAGGCTTAAAAGGCCGGCTTGGGCAAAATACTTTAATGTAA
- a CDS encoding DUF1015 domain-containing protein produces the protein MNNYKKILSELGLIIPKIMLPDSKCQLEKWAVVACDQYTSQRGYWENVADITKGNPSTYNIIFPEVYLEDGDSTTRINTINNNMDNYIQSGTLKELEDCFILVDRKTTHAPSRKGLMVALDLECYNYTKGSCTFIRATEGTVIDRLPPRIKIRQNAPIELPHIMVLIDDPDRKVIEPLAQKADKLEKLYDFELMMDGGHIKGYRVSDEEDISSVAEALSQLANLESFRKKYDLSNQKDVLLFAVGDGNHSLASAKGHWENVKAGLSHEEQQNHPARYALVELVNVHDEGLVFEPIHRVLFNVDAKNLLTEFSAYYKNNSDSGASKPHAFKYITSEGSGEMLIDNPVSNLEVGTLQAFLDYYMKEHPQVKIDYIHGEDVVTKLGSQPGNMGIYLPSMNKTDLFKTVILDGALPRKTFSMGEAEEKRFYLECRKIK, from the coding sequence ATGAATAATTACAAAAAAATACTATCCGAGTTAGGTTTAATAATTCCTAAAATTATGCTTCCTGATTCAAAATGCCAGCTTGAAAAATGGGCGGTTGTTGCATGTGACCAATACACATCCCAACGTGGTTACTGGGAAAATGTGGCGGATATCACAAAGGGTAATCCCTCCACCTACAATATAATCTTTCCTGAGGTATATTTGGAGGATGGTGACAGTACTACCAGAATAAATACAATTAACAATAACATGGATAACTATATACAATCCGGTACATTAAAAGAGCTGGAGGACTGTTTTATCCTTGTAGACAGAAAAACTACCCATGCTCCGTCCAGAAAAGGGCTTATGGTTGCACTAGACCTTGAATGTTATAACTATACAAAGGGTTCATGCACCTTTATAAGAGCCACTGAGGGTACAGTCATAGACAGACTTCCTCCACGTATAAAAATTCGTCAGAATGCTCCTATAGAGCTCCCTCATATTATGGTTCTTATAGACGACCCCGACAGAAAGGTTATTGAACCTCTGGCTCAAAAAGCTGATAAACTGGAAAAATTGTATGACTTTGAGCTTATGATGGACGGAGGACATATAAAAGGCTATCGAGTGTCTGACGAAGAAGATATTTCCTCAGTTGCAGAAGCACTGTCACAACTTGCGAACTTGGAAAGCTTCCGCAAAAAATATGATTTGAGTAACCAAAAAGATGTACTTCTTTTTGCAGTAGGTGACGGTAATCATTCTCTCGCCTCAGCAAAAGGCCACTGGGAAAATGTTAAAGCAGGTCTTTCACACGAAGAACAGCAAAACCATCCTGCAAGATATGCTTTAGTGGAGCTTGTAAACGTACACGATGAAGGTCTGGTATTTGAGCCTATTCACAGGGTACTGTTTAATGTAGATGCAAAAAATCTTTTAACTGAATTTTCTGCTTATTACAAAAACAATTCAGACAGCGGGGCCTCAAAACCTCATGCATTTAAATACATAACCTCAGAGGGTTCAGGAGAAATGCTCATTGATAATCCCGTCAGCAATCTGGAAGTAGGTACACTTCAGGCTTTTCTGGATTATTACATGAAAGAACACCCGCAAGTAAAAATTGACTATATCCACGGTGAGGATGTTGTAACAAAACTAGGCTCACAACCGGGAAACATGGGTATTTATTTGCCTTCAATGAATAAGACAGACCTTTTCAAAACTGTTATTTTAGATGGCGCACTGCCAAGGAAAACCTTCTCCATGGGAGAAGCAGAAGAAAAACGTTTCTATCTGGAATGCAGAAAAATTAAATAA
- a CDS encoding ABC transporter ATP-binding protein produces MSGNSVKRERGGRRGPMGGGGPMGMKAEKAKDFKGTMKKLLGYMKPYRVSMIVVLIFAVASAAFSIAGPKILGKAVTKIYLGLMDKVSGAGNGIDFGYIGKTLLFLVGLYFISAIFSFVQGYVMTGVAQKVSYNMRKDLSQKINRMPLKFFDKVTHGEVLSRVTNDIDTVSQTLNQSLSQMFSSFTVLIGVLIMMLSISWLMTLAAVLIIPLSIILISLIVKKSQKYFKSQQEYLGHVNGHVEEIFSGHNIMKAFNGEEKAVEQFDSLNNTLFKSAWKSQFLSGMMFPIMGFIGNIGYVLVTMLGGWLTIKNKIEVGDIVSFIQYVRTFQQPIGQAAQIANVLQSTAAAAERVFAFLEEEEEPKDVEEPADTGMVKGGVEFKNVHFGYNPEKIIINDFSAKIKPGQRVAIVGPTGAGKTTMVKLLMRFYDINSGDIFIDGTNINDFKRNDLRDLFGMVLQDTWLFNGSIMENIRYGRLDATDEEVKEAAKAAHAHHFIKTLPEGYNMVLNEEASNVSQGQKQLLTIARAILSDPKILILDEATSSVDTRTEVLIQKAMENLMKDRTSFIIAHRLSTIRDADLILVMKDGDIVEQGNHEELLAAGGFYASLYNSQFETSEAS; encoded by the coding sequence ATGAGTGGAAATTCAGTAAAGCGTGAAAGAGGCGGAAGACGAGGCCCTATGGGCGGTGGCGGCCCAATGGGTATGAAGGCGGAAAAGGCCAAGGACTTTAAAGGTACAATGAAAAAGTTGCTTGGCTATATGAAGCCCTACAGAGTGTCTATGATAGTAGTACTTATATTTGCTGTAGCCAGTGCCGCATTTTCGATTGCAGGACCTAAAATATTGGGAAAAGCGGTTACAAAGATTTATCTCGGTTTGATGGATAAAGTCAGTGGTGCGGGTAATGGCATTGACTTTGGGTATATAGGAAAGACTTTATTATTTCTTGTAGGTTTGTATTTCATAAGTGCCATATTCTCATTTGTACAGGGTTATGTAATGACAGGAGTAGCACAGAAGGTTTCATACAATATGAGAAAGGATCTTTCTCAGAAAATAAATCGTATGCCGTTGAAGTTCTTTGATAAGGTTACACATGGAGAGGTTTTATCAAGGGTTACAAATGATATTGATACCGTCAGTCAGACTTTGAACCAGAGCTTATCACAGATGTTTTCTTCATTTACGGTGCTTATCGGTGTATTGATAATGATGCTGTCAATAAGCTGGCTTATGACATTGGCTGCGGTGCTTATAATACCTCTGTCAATAATATTAATATCACTGATAGTTAAGAAGTCACAGAAGTACTTTAAATCCCAGCAGGAATATCTGGGGCATGTTAACGGCCATGTTGAAGAAATATTCAGCGGACACAACATAATGAAAGCCTTTAACGGTGAAGAAAAAGCCGTTGAACAGTTTGACAGTCTTAACAATACACTGTTTAAGTCAGCATGGAAATCACAGTTTCTTTCCGGAATGATGTTCCCCATAATGGGCTTCATAGGTAATATCGGATATGTTTTAGTAACTATGCTTGGCGGATGGCTGACAATCAAGAATAAAATTGAGGTTGGAGATATAGTTTCATTTATACAATATGTTCGTACCTTCCAACAGCCTATAGGACAGGCGGCACAGATTGCTAATGTACTTCAGTCTACAGCGGCAGCAGCAGAAAGAGTTTTTGCTTTCCTTGAAGAAGAGGAAGAACCAAAAGATGTTGAAGAGCCTGCTGATACAGGTATGGTTAAGGGCGGAGTTGAATTTAAGAATGTTCACTTTGGGTACAATCCTGAGAAAATCATTATTAATGACTTCTCAGCCAAGATAAAACCGGGTCAGAGAGTTGCCATAGTTGGACCTACCGGAGCCGGTAAGACTACAATGGTTAAGCTGCTAATGCGTTTTTATGATATAAACAGCGGTGACATATTCATTGATGGTACTAATATCAATGATTTCAAGCGAAATGATTTACGTGATTTGTTTGGAATGGTGCTTCAGGACACATGGTTGTTTAATGGAAGTATAATGGAAAATATACGTTACGGAAGACTGGATGCAACTGATGAAGAGGTTAAGGAAGCTGCAAAGGCTGCCCATGCCCACCATTTCATTAAGACTCTTCCAGAAGGTTACAACATGGTTTTGAATGAAGAGGCCAGTAATGTATCACAAGGTCAGAAACAGCTCCTTACAATAGCCAGAGCTATTTTGTCAGACCCTAAGATTCTGATACTGGATGAAGCAACAAGTTCAGTTGATACACGTACCGAAGTACTGATACAAAAGGCCATGGAAAACCTCATGAAAGACAGAACAAGCTTTATTATTGCTCACAGACTGTCTACAATCAGAGATGCAGATTTAATTCTGGTTATGAAAGACGGAGACATAGTAGAGCAGGGAAATCATGAGGAACTCCTTGCAGCAGGCGGTTTCTATGCTTCACTGTACAACAGTCAGTTTGAAACTTCGGAAGCATCTTAA